One genomic segment of Actinomycetota bacterium includes these proteins:
- a CDS encoding peptidoglycan DD-metalloendopeptidase family protein, with protein sequence MTRTHHSFPVAFRVVAVATALVALVALAAASGSATPKDDLREARERRRQVAAQLDSAQGQLATIDARLATAMQKLEEATGRLEEVTANLQATREERDAAEARSARIEARLNERAAEVFMEGPASDVGFYLGATSLSDLSDRIEFVDVVQQEDADLAQAVLNVRHELEAAEARLEELQSEARRRQAAAQELQAQVQADLEAQQAVLADVRTSLADAEGDEKQAKKAYEEWQAELAATGYGGHGSVALPEAWQGVFKVCPVDQPRGFGDGFGAPRYVGGYHLHKGVDIVAPLGTPIRATFDGVASDATNIYGGKAVYVQGQYGSTYNAHMTSIAKLGPVQAGDVIGYVGSDGLAGGEVNHNHFEFRPSVMPSNWPASYYGYSIIEDAINPYPLLVAACG encoded by the coding sequence ATGACGAGAACGCACCACTCCTTCCCCGTGGCGTTCCGCGTCGTCGCGGTCGCGACCGCGCTCGTCGCCCTCGTCGCGCTGGCCGCCGCCAGCGGCTCGGCGACCCCGAAGGATGATCTCCGGGAAGCGCGGGAACGACGACGACAGGTCGCGGCTCAGCTCGATTCCGCCCAGGGACAGCTGGCGACGATCGACGCCCGCCTCGCGACCGCGATGCAGAAGCTCGAGGAGGCGACGGGTCGCCTCGAGGAGGTCACGGCGAACCTGCAAGCGACCCGGGAGGAGCGCGACGCCGCCGAGGCCCGTTCCGCCCGCATCGAAGCGCGGTTGAACGAACGGGCCGCCGAGGTGTTCATGGAAGGCCCCGCGTCCGACGTCGGCTTCTACCTCGGCGCGACGTCTCTCTCGGACCTCTCCGACCGAATCGAGTTCGTCGATGTCGTGCAGCAGGAAGACGCCGATCTGGCGCAGGCGGTGCTCAACGTGCGCCACGAGCTCGAGGCGGCAGAGGCGCGGCTCGAGGAGTTGCAGTCCGAGGCACGGCGCCGCCAGGCGGCGGCCCAGGAGCTGCAGGCGCAGGTGCAGGCCGACCTCGAGGCCCAGCAAGCGGTGCTCGCCGATGTGCGTACCTCGCTCGCCGACGCCGAGGGCGATGAGAAGCAGGCCAAGAAGGCCTACGAGGAGTGGCAGGCCGAGCTCGCCGCGACCGGTTACGGCGGCCACGGATCGGTCGCCCTGCCTGAGGCGTGGCAGGGCGTCTTCAAGGTGTGCCCGGTCGACCAGCCGCGGGGGTTCGGCGACGGGTTCGGTGCTCCCCGGTACGTGGGGGGCTACCACCTGCACAAGGGAGTCGACATCGTCGCGCCGCTCGGCACGCCGATCCGCGCGACGTTCGACGGCGTCGCCAGCGACGCCACGAACATCTACGGCGGCAAGGCCGTGTACGTGCAAGGACAGTACGGGTCGACGTACAACGCGCACATGACCTCGATCGCGAAGCTGGGGCCGGTGCAGGCCGGCGACGTGATCGGATACGTGGGCTCCGACGGGCTCGCCGGCGGCGAGGTCAACCACAACCACTTCGAGTTCCGCCCGAGCGTGATGCCGTCGAACTGGCCGGCGAGCTACTACGGGTACTCGATCATCGAGGACGCGATCAACCCGTACCCGCTGCTCGTGGCCGCCTGCGGCTAA
- a CDS encoding copper resistance protein CopC encodes MTSAGSSRSPHRVARAIAAAATGVGMLVALAAAASAHAGLESSDPAAGELLAAPPASVMLAFTEPPDPDLSSVAVLDANGAEIETGPLERGSAPRSVRVTLPHHLGNGVYTVSWRVVSTADGHLTAGAFAFGVGVTEGEVAAVPEAPSTPSPSPLAVAGKVLLYAGLAVAVGTTASGVVAFDGIVPARRVLLPLAGTSALVGAVAMTIAEADVVGASVGDLLSSAAGRSYVWLLGTTAITLAASFVASRGPSRVPLVAFGLAAAAAMLVRATSGHAAALVPALPAEIAQWVHFLAIGVWIGGLLPLLLLVRERRTGAAPAPVAEVARFSRIAGWALLVVVLTGIARTVGEAGGIGDVRAMLTGTSYGTTLIVKISIAFLLIGLGALNRRRSIPRLQRDGTLLRQVVAIELVAALGVFGLTGVLTSLNPDPADDPSDEPAAASVSASGADFATTTRVTFTATPGSAGPNTFEARIVDYDEGTPVEADEVAVLMAAIGRPEIEPATLPLEADEPAGGGAPAVWTGAGTQLSLAGAWDLVVQVRSGARTTEVPLVLVTRAPPTTSVVAQGSGDLPDIETVTMSTDEQLQLYLDPGAPGTNEYHVTAFDPEGDELELSGLVVVATGPEGTTETLDVTRLTPGHFAAPIETDVGSWRFDVVATTVGGTVLQASQEQEI; translated from the coding sequence ATGACGTCGGCGGGCTCGAGCAGGTCGCCTCACCGCGTCGCGAGGGCGATCGCGGCCGCTGCGACCGGCGTCGGCATGCTCGTGGCGCTCGCGGCCGCCGCCTCGGCGCACGCCGGACTCGAGTCGTCGGACCCGGCTGCGGGCGAACTGCTCGCGGCACCGCCCGCGTCGGTCATGCTCGCGTTCACCGAACCCCCCGACCCGGATCTGTCGTCGGTCGCGGTGCTCGACGCCAACGGCGCCGAGATCGAGACCGGCCCCCTCGAACGCGGGTCGGCCCCCCGCTCCGTGCGGGTCACGCTCCCACACCACCTCGGCAACGGTGTCTACACGGTCTCGTGGCGCGTCGTCTCGACCGCCGACGGCCACCTCACGGCCGGTGCGTTCGCGTTCGGCGTCGGTGTGACCGAGGGCGAGGTCGCCGCCGTTCCCGAGGCGCCGTCCACACCCTCGCCGTCGCCGCTCGCCGTCGCGGGCAAGGTGCTGCTCTATGCCGGCCTGGCGGTGGCCGTGGGAACGACGGCCTCCGGCGTGGTCGCGTTCGACGGCATCGTGCCGGCGCGACGCGTGCTGCTTCCTCTCGCGGGCACCTCGGCGCTCGTCGGGGCGGTGGCGATGACGATCGCAGAGGCCGACGTGGTGGGCGCGTCGGTCGGCGACCTGCTCTCGTCGGCCGCCGGGCGCTCCTACGTCTGGCTGCTCGGGACCACCGCGATCACGCTCGCCGCATCGTTCGTCGCGAGCCGAGGGCCGAGCCGCGTCCCGCTCGTCGCGTTCGGCCTGGCGGCCGCGGCGGCGATGCTCGTGCGTGCCACGAGCGGCCATGCGGCGGCGCTCGTGCCCGCGCTCCCGGCAGAGATCGCTCAGTGGGTGCACTTCCTGGCGATCGGTGTCTGGATCGGCGGGCTCCTGCCGCTGCTGTTGCTCGTGCGCGAGCGGCGTACCGGGGCCGCGCCCGCTCCCGTCGCCGAGGTGGCCCGGTTCTCGCGCATCGCCGGATGGGCGCTGCTCGTCGTGGTGCTCACCGGCATCGCGCGTACCGTCGGGGAGGCCGGGGGCATCGGCGACGTGCGGGCCATGCTCACCGGCACGAGCTACGGCACGACGCTCATCGTGAAGATCTCGATCGCGTTCCTGCTGATCGGCCTCGGCGCGCTCAACCGCCGCCGATCGATCCCCCGGCTGCAGCGAGACGGCACGTTGCTGCGCCAGGTGGTCGCGATCGAACTCGTCGCCGCCCTCGGCGTCTTCGGCCTGACCGGCGTGCTGACGAGCCTCAACCCCGACCCCGCCGACGACCCATCGGACGAGCCGGCCGCTGCGTCGGTCTCGGCGTCGGGCGCGGACTTCGCCACGACCACGCGTGTGACGTTCACGGCCACGCCCGGCAGCGCCGGGCCGAACACGTTCGAGGCCCGCATCGTCGACTACGACGAGGGAACCCCGGTCGAGGCCGACGAGGTCGCGGTGCTGATGGCGGCGATCGGACGCCCCGAGATCGAGCCGGCGACGCTTCCGTTGGAGGCTGACGAGCCGGCCGGTGGCGGCGCCCCGGCCGTCTGGACGGGCGCCGGCACCCAGCTCTCGCTCGCCGGCGCTTGGGACCTGGTGGTCCAAGTTCGATCGGGGGCGCGCACGACGGAGGTGCCGCTCGTGCTCGTCACGCGCGCCCCCCCGACGACCAGCGTCGTGGCCCAGGGTTCCGGCGATCTCCCCGACATCGAGACCGTCACGATGTCGACCGACGAGCAGCTCCAGCTCTACCTCGATCCCGGCGCTCCTGGCACGAACGAGTATCACGTGACGGCCTTCGACCCCGAGGGCGATGAGCTCGAGCTCTCCGGGCTCGTCGTCGTCGCCACCGGCCCCGAAGGCACGACCGAGACGCTCGACGTCACCCGACTCACCCCGGGACACTTCGCCGCGCCCATCGAGACCGACGTCGGCTCGTGGCGGTTCGATGTCGTGGCGACCACCGTGGGCGGTACCGTGCTGCAAGCGAGCCAGGAACAGGAGATCTGA
- a CDS encoding AAA family ATPase, with protein sequence MSAERAQDRRKGAADPAADALDAPAQEEVGLEACRRCGQTVAADANFCPNCGAPIVVPAAAERRVVTVVFADLAGSTELAAMLDPERFRDVLAAFHGMVTDEITALGGRAEGFIGDAVLGVFGVPMLHGDDAERGVRAALAIVQRAGRIGARLELPVPVHVRVGVNTGQVAVGSPSDRNIVIGAEVNIGARLQQAASPGEVLVGERTRLLVGDAIEFGERRLIEAKGFEKAMAAWPAIGVVGPQTRRSISLVNRRRELALLTDTFERVRVRERAHLVTLLGEPGIGKTRVVEEFLAGLPEGVRVLAGRSSAFEEEVTFWPLAQMVYREIGTDRGASDDEVLDRLRSFVQEWVEDDDVDEAARRLAMALGVDADREEQRYHAAEVRRGMLSVLTGLASRGPVVLVFEDMQEADPVLLDLIEQLVKEARKVPLMVLCVARWEFLEQRPSWAGGIADNVTLWVEPLTLGHAAELAMEAGGLRHDDAERVAQHAGGNPFFIVEIVGMLRREERDLPPWGPAPSGRLLPPTVQAVIAARIDQLSPAARELVRRASVFPQGRFDLEELALLVEPRQELLDEAEDDELLMRDEDRPGVWRFGSDVLRDVAYDSLAKRERQRLHLRVANKLSEGDQADRFPRTVAFHLEQAAQAALDLNPGDRTLAERAVDALAHAGHIARRRIESRSAADLYERALVMAGSDDHWGDREAWILSVLGEARYWLGEFDAAEYALRRAVALGGDSSDKVCAHGSRFLADITLTIHGDRPLAAALFERSLQAARRLGEPHVLARTLLMAGWVPFWSNDLPTAEAMFREALVAARSAEGGDPWGESRALVGIANVISPAGDEEEALRVGLEALAVGEDAGQAFTAAVAHETVAASLRRLMRLDEGLEHSEAAIRTFRELGARWELASALGDRGAIYRLAGRLEEAETDLREAFVLCRDLQERALVTWTAAELARILATRGDPSSARQVLSDPTARLADGEPGSSTALLTAECLVALVEGDEATARMKATTAIEAEAGPGGVTNVWAAQVWWAGSLFGSDAAGGEDAMREARDLLERHHWKQALREPDLASDLRR encoded by the coding sequence ATGAGCGCGGAGCGCGCGCAGGACCGCCGGAAGGGCGCGGCGGACCCGGCCGCGGACGCGCTCGACGCTCCTGCGCAGGAGGAGGTGGGCCTCGAGGCGTGCCGTCGATGCGGCCAGACGGTGGCCGCCGACGCGAACTTCTGTCCGAACTGCGGCGCGCCGATCGTCGTGCCCGCGGCAGCCGAGCGCCGGGTGGTCACCGTGGTCTTCGCCGACTTGGCAGGGTCGACCGAGCTCGCCGCGATGCTCGATCCGGAGCGCTTCCGCGACGTGCTCGCCGCGTTCCACGGCATGGTGACCGATGAGATCACCGCGCTCGGGGGACGGGCCGAAGGCTTCATCGGCGACGCCGTGCTGGGCGTGTTCGGCGTGCCGATGCTGCACGGCGACGATGCCGAACGGGGGGTCCGTGCGGCTCTCGCGATCGTGCAGCGGGCGGGTCGCATCGGCGCACGGTTGGAGCTGCCGGTGCCGGTCCATGTGCGGGTAGGGGTGAACACCGGCCAGGTGGCCGTGGGCTCGCCCTCCGATCGCAACATCGTGATCGGGGCCGAGGTCAACATCGGCGCGCGGCTGCAGCAGGCGGCCAGTCCCGGCGAGGTGCTCGTGGGCGAGCGGACACGCCTGCTCGTCGGCGACGCGATCGAGTTCGGCGAGCGCCGATTGATCGAAGCCAAGGGTTTCGAGAAGGCGATGGCCGCGTGGCCGGCGATCGGCGTCGTCGGTCCGCAGACGCGCCGGTCCATCTCGCTCGTGAACCGCCGGCGGGAGCTCGCCCTGCTCACCGACACGTTCGAGCGCGTGCGCGTGCGCGAGCGCGCCCACCTCGTGACGCTGCTCGGCGAGCCAGGCATCGGCAAGACCCGGGTGGTCGAGGAGTTTCTCGCCGGGTTGCCCGAGGGCGTGCGCGTGCTCGCGGGCCGCTCGAGCGCGTTCGAGGAAGAGGTCACGTTCTGGCCTCTCGCGCAGATGGTCTACCGCGAGATCGGTACCGACCGCGGCGCTTCCGACGACGAGGTGCTCGATCGCCTCCGCTCGTTCGTGCAGGAATGGGTGGAGGACGATGACGTCGACGAGGCAGCCCGGCGGCTCGCGATGGCGCTCGGCGTCGACGCCGACCGTGAGGAGCAGCGCTACCACGCCGCCGAGGTGCGCCGCGGCATGCTGAGCGTGCTCACCGGCCTCGCGTCACGAGGGCCTGTGGTGCTGGTCTTCGAGGACATGCAGGAGGCCGACCCCGTCCTCCTCGATCTGATCGAGCAGCTCGTCAAGGAGGCCCGGAAGGTCCCGCTGATGGTGCTCTGCGTCGCACGGTGGGAGTTCCTGGAACAGCGCCCGAGCTGGGCGGGCGGCATCGCCGATAACGTGACCCTGTGGGTCGAGCCGCTCACGCTCGGCCACGCCGCCGAGCTCGCGATGGAGGCCGGCGGCTTGCGTCACGACGACGCAGAGCGCGTCGCCCAGCACGCTGGGGGCAATCCGTTCTTCATCGTCGAGATCGTGGGCATGTTGCGCCGGGAGGAGCGAGATCTGCCGCCGTGGGGGCCTGCGCCCAGCGGACGGCTGCTGCCCCCCACCGTGCAGGCCGTGATCGCGGCCCGCATCGACCAGCTCTCGCCCGCAGCGCGCGAGCTCGTGCGCCGGGCGTCGGTCTTCCCTCAAGGGCGTTTCGACCTCGAGGAGCTCGCCCTTCTCGTCGAGCCCCGGCAGGAGCTGCTCGACGAGGCCGAGGACGACGAGCTGCTGATGCGCGACGAGGACCGCCCCGGCGTGTGGCGGTTCGGCTCCGACGTGCTCCGCGACGTGGCCTACGACTCGCTCGCCAAGCGCGAGCGCCAGCGGCTGCACCTGCGCGTGGCGAACAAGCTGTCGGAGGGCGACCAGGCCGATCGCTTCCCCCGCACGGTGGCGTTCCATCTGGAGCAGGCGGCCCAGGCAGCGCTCGACCTGAACCCAGGCGATCGCACGCTGGCCGAACGCGCCGTCGACGCCCTCGCCCACGCCGGCCACATCGCGCGCCGCCGCATCGAGTCGCGGTCGGCCGCCGACCTGTACGAGCGCGCGCTGGTCATGGCCGGGTCCGACGATCACTGGGGCGACCGGGAGGCCTGGATCCTGAGTGTGTTGGGCGAGGCCCGCTACTGGTTGGGAGAGTTCGACGCCGCCGAGTATGCGCTGCGCCGCGCCGTCGCGCTCGGTGGGGACTCCAGCGACAAGGTCTGCGCGCACGGTTCGCGGTTCCTCGCGGACATCACGCTCACGATCCACGGTGACCGCCCGCTGGCGGCGGCGTTGTTCGAACGCTCGCTGCAGGCGGCACGCCGGTTGGGTGAGCCGCACGTGCTCGCCCGCACCCTGCTCATGGCCGGCTGGGTGCCGTTCTGGTCGAACGACCTGCCGACGGCCGAGGCGATGTTCCGCGAGGCGCTCGTCGCCGCCCGCTCGGCGGAGGGCGGCGACCCGTGGGGCGAATCGCGTGCCCTGGTCGGCATCGCCAACGTGATCTCACCTGCCGGCGACGAAGAGGAAGCTCTGCGCGTCGGACTCGAAGCTCTCGCCGTCGGAGAGGACGCCGGGCAGGCGTTCACCGCAGCCGTCGCGCACGAGACGGTGGCCGCCTCGCTCCGCCGGTTGATGCGGCTCGACGAGGGTCTCGAGCACTCGGAGGCCGCGATCCGGACGTTCCGTGAGCTGGGCGCGCGGTGGGAGCTCGCGAGCGCGCTCGGCGATCGTGGCGCGATCTACCGTCTCGCCGGTCGCCTCGAGGAAGCCGAGACCGACCTGCGCGAGGCGTTCGTGCTCTGCCGCGACCTGCAGGAACGGGCGTTGGTCACGTGGACCGCGGCCGAGCTCGCGCGCATCCTCGCAACCCGTGGCGACCCCTCGTCGGCTCGCCAGGTGCTCTCGGATCCCACCGCTCGCCTGGCCGACGGCGAGCCCGGGTCGTCGACGGCGCTGCTCACGGCGGAGTGCCTGGTAGCCCTCGTGGAGGGCGACGAGGCCACCGCTCGCATGAAGGCCACGACCGCGATCGAGGCCGAGGCGGGCCCCGGAGGCGTGACGAACGTGTGGGCGGCGCAGGTGTGGTGGGCGGGGAGCCTGTTCGGATCTGATGCCGCGGGAGGCGAGGATGCGATGCGCGAGGCCCGCGATCTGCTCGAACGTCACCACTGGAAGCAGGCTCTGCGCGAGCCCGATCTGGCCTCCGACCTGCGGCGATAG
- a CDS encoding 3-hydroxybutyryl-CoA dehydrogenase produces the protein MQARDVRTVGVVGCGLMGSGIVEVVARIGIDVVFLEPSDGLVEAGRERIEASTGRALERGKLTAEDRDAILARIGGSTEIAAFSDVDLVVEAATEDPEIKLETFRKLDEFTRDEVVLGSNTSSIPIATLGAVTDRPDRVIGMHFFNPPPVMGLVELTPSLSTSEETIAFARGFGERLGKTVVVAKDHAGFIVNRLVIPYICAAIRLLDEGFASREDIDTAMTLGMNHPMGPLRLADFIGLDTVLQIADVLHAEFRDPLYAPPPRLQRMVDAGHLGRKSGQGFYEY, from the coding sequence ATGCAGGCCAGGGACGTTCGCACGGTGGGGGTCGTGGGGTGCGGTCTCATGGGCTCCGGCATCGTCGAGGTGGTCGCCCGCATCGGCATCGACGTGGTCTTCCTCGAACCCAGCGACGGGCTCGTGGAGGCGGGCCGCGAGCGCATCGAGGCGTCCACCGGCCGCGCCCTCGAGCGCGGCAAGCTCACCGCTGAGGACCGTGACGCGATCCTGGCGCGCATCGGTGGCTCGACCGAGATCGCCGCGTTCTCAGACGTCGACCTCGTGGTCGAGGCCGCGACCGAGGATCCCGAGATCAAGCTCGAGACGTTCCGGAAGCTGGACGAGTTCACCCGCGACGAGGTCGTGCTCGGCTCGAACACGTCGTCCATCCCGATCGCGACGCTGGGCGCCGTCACGGATCGGCCCGACCGCGTGATCGGCATGCATTTCTTCAACCCGCCCCCGGTGATGGGCCTCGTGGAGCTCACCCCGTCGCTGTCGACGAGCGAGGAGACGATCGCCTTCGCCCGAGGGTTCGGCGAACGGCTTGGCAAGACCGTGGTCGTGGCGAAGGACCACGCCGGGTTCATCGTGAACCGACTCGTGATCCCGTACATCTGCGCGGCGATCCGCCTGCTCGACGAGGGGTTCGCGAGCCGCGAGGATATCGACACCGCGATGACGCTCGGCATGAACCACCCGATGGGACCGCTGCGCCTCGCGGACTTCATCGGCCTCGACACGGTCCTGCAGATCGCCGACGTGCTCCACGCCGAGTTCCGCGATCCGCTGTACGCACCGCCGCCCAGGCTGCAGCGCATGGTCGACGCGGGACACCTGGGCAGGAAGAGCGGCCAGGGCTTCTACGAGTATTGA
- a CDS encoding DUF1028 domain-containing protein, protein MTYSIVARDPETGRLGVAVQSHWFSVGSVVSWAEAGVGAVATQSFAERSYGPLGLELMRRGRSASEALETLVRADPDRAVRQVAFVDARGRVGVHTGADCIRQFGHVTGDGFSVQANMMERDTVWKAMATAYRGAERDLPDRLMAALAAGQDEGGDIRGMQSAAIVVVAAEPTGTEWGDRLLDLRVEDHATPVDELARLVRLWRAYGHAERAEELELAHDLDGAMRERFTSLEIQPDHPELAFWAAVAMAQAGRLDDARRTIAVAHAAGPGWAELLRRVVADGQVPLDEESVQALLDEAPS, encoded by the coding sequence ATGACCTACTCGATCGTCGCCCGCGACCCCGAGACCGGCCGCCTCGGGGTCGCCGTGCAGTCGCACTGGTTCTCGGTCGGGAGCGTGGTCTCGTGGGCAGAGGCGGGCGTGGGCGCCGTGGCGACGCAGTCGTTCGCCGAGCGCTCCTATGGCCCGCTCGGACTGGAGCTGATGCGACGCGGGCGCAGCGCCTCCGAGGCGCTCGAGACGCTCGTGCGAGCCGACCCCGACCGAGCGGTTCGACAGGTCGCGTTCGTCGATGCTCGTGGACGCGTGGGGGTCCACACAGGAGCCGACTGCATCCGCCAGTTCGGACATGTGACCGGCGACGGGTTCTCGGTGCAGGCGAACATGATGGAGCGCGACACGGTGTGGAAGGCGATGGCCACCGCGTACCGCGGTGCCGAGCGTGACCTCCCCGACCGCCTGATGGCTGCCCTCGCGGCCGGCCAGGACGAGGGTGGCGACATCCGCGGCATGCAATCGGCCGCGATCGTCGTCGTGGCGGCCGAGCCGACAGGCACCGAGTGGGGCGATCGGCTGCTCGACCTACGCGTCGAGGACCACGCCACGCCCGTGGACGAGCTGGCCAGGCTGGTGCGGCTCTGGCGGGCGTACGGCCACGCGGAGCGCGCCGAGGAGCTCGAGCTCGCCCACGACCTCGACGGCGCGATGCGCGAGCGGTTCACCTCGCTCGAGATCCAGCCCGACCATCCCGAGCTGGCGTTCTGGGCGGCGGTGGCGATGGCGCAGGCCGGTCGCCTCGACGACGCTCGCCGCACGATCGCGGTCGCCCACGCGGCGGGACCTGGCTGGGCGGAGCTGTTGCGCCGGGTGGTCGCCGACGGCCAGGTGCCGCTCGACGAGGAGAGCGTGCAGGCACTCCTCGACGAGGCGCCCTCCTGA
- a CDS encoding Crp/Fnr family transcriptional regulator, with the protein MTTKENAALLANSALFVDLSPKALEFLAERANRLDLERGHTIFHQRDEGDTLYVIAEGLVKVWVSSGEGGEMVLATLRSPDAFGELSAVDGRPRSASATTLEPTMLVALDRATLLDAVHRHPGVADGMLRALGGLARRITEQTSDLVFLDLAGRLAKTLATLAARDGRVEGETVVLELPLTQTELAEMVGGSRQSVNQSLRMFQNRGFLELRGREVVISDLEALRRRGSR; encoded by the coding sequence GTGACGACGAAGGAGAACGCCGCGCTGCTGGCGAACTCGGCCTTGTTCGTCGACCTCTCACCCAAGGCGCTCGAGTTCCTCGCCGAACGTGCGAACCGACTCGACCTCGAGCGAGGTCACACGATCTTCCATCAGCGGGACGAAGGGGACACGCTCTACGTGATCGCCGAAGGCCTCGTGAAGGTGTGGGTCTCGTCGGGGGAGGGCGGCGAGATGGTGCTCGCCACCCTTCGGAGTCCCGACGCGTTCGGCGAGCTCTCGGCGGTCGACGGGCGGCCTCGATCCGCCTCTGCGACGACCCTCGAGCCGACGATGCTCGTGGCGCTCGACCGGGCCACGTTGCTCGATGCGGTCCATCGACACCCCGGTGTGGCCGACGGCATGCTCCGCGCGCTGGGAGGCCTCGCACGCAGGATCACCGAGCAGACGTCGGATCTCGTCTTCCTCGATCTCGCGGGTCGGCTCGCGAAGACCCTCGCGACGCTCGCCGCACGCGACGGCAGGGTCGAGGGCGAGACGGTCGTGCTGGAGTTGCCGCTCACGCAGACCGAGTTGGCCGAGATGGTCGGGGGCTCGCGCCAGAGCGTGAATCAGAGCCTGAGGATGTTCCAGAACCGCGGGTTCCTGGAGCTCCGCGGCCGCGAGGTCGTGATCTCGGACCTCGAGGCCCTCCGGCGGCGCGGCTCCCGCTGA
- a CDS encoding CPBP family intramembrane glutamic endopeptidase, translated as MSAVRPRERAAPDLATLGLVVTGAALLLARLWLPALGTTGRVVGLTAILLAILAASLLVPTSPEPARLTPAVVLATGLAGVTVATAAAGRPVAAPYAAWALPLALLAAVTEEALFRRAAYGALRRHGAIVAVGVTALAFALVHVPLYGMAALPVDLGAGLLLSWQRWASGTWTVPAATHAAANLAMTVMR; from the coding sequence ATGAGCGCCGTCCGCCCGCGCGAGCGCGCCGCGCCCGACCTCGCCACCCTCGGCCTGGTGGTGACCGGCGCGGCCTTGCTGCTGGCGCGGCTGTGGCTGCCCGCACTCGGCACGACCGGACGCGTCGTCGGCCTCACGGCGATCCTGCTCGCGATCCTCGCGGCGTCGCTCCTCGTGCCCACGTCCCCCGAGCCGGCGAGGCTCACCCCAGCGGTCGTGCTCGCGACCGGGCTCGCCGGCGTCACGGTCGCGACCGCAGCAGCCGGCCGTCCCGTCGCCGCCCCCTACGCGGCATGGGCCCTGCCCCTCGCGCTGCTCGCGGCCGTCACCGAGGAGGCCCTCTTCCGCAGGGCGGCCTACGGGGCGCTTCGACGGCACGGCGCGATCGTGGCCGTGGGGGTGACCGCGTTGGCGTTCGCCCTCGTGCACGTGCCCCTGTACGGGATGGCCGCCCTCCCCGTCGACCTGGGCGCCGGGCTGCTGCTGTCGTGGCAGCGCTGGGCGTCGGGAACCTGGACCGTTCCCGCGGCGACCCATGCCGCGGCCAACCTCGCGATGACGGTGATGCGATGA
- a CDS encoding ABC transporter substrate-binding protein, whose translation MRRRLALVATVAIATAACSTGPTDPGGDTIAVGAVYPLSGSQGQGGIDEHRGTLLAAQLVNEGGGVDGRTIEIVSTDVSAAEAAPGAVEDLHADGIDIVLGSYGSTISAPASETAAANDMLFWETGAVGMLTERSEQGERTFRMPPTGAVLGRNAISFVDGPLAEAFGRTPADLRYAVSFVDDVYGRSVASGALQAAADLDLEVVGAFGYDFRTVDYDALARRIDRSGADVLFVSAYLVDAVELRRALVRNDVDLLASIGTSSSYCMPEFGAALGDGAVGLFASDKPSGDAIDPSTLRPDGAALLERARTAYDERWGEEMSSAALAGFSAAWALFAEVMPTAIDASGTVAPDAIADAALEADLPMGSLPNGSGLRFGDPGTATAGDNVAAAAVIWEWMVPGEHMVVWPPELATHEVRAMDIVP comes from the coding sequence ATGAGACGCAGGCTCGCACTGGTGGCCACGGTGGCGATCGCGACCGCGGCCTGCTCGACCGGACCGACCGACCCGGGCGGCGACACGATCGCGGTCGGCGCCGTCTACCCGCTCTCTGGGTCGCAGGGGCAGGGCGGCATCGACGAGCACCGCGGCACCCTGCTCGCGGCGCAGCTCGTGAACGAGGGGGGCGGTGTCGACGGACGCACGATCGAGATCGTCTCGACCGACGTCTCGGCGGCCGAGGCCGCGCCGGGGGCCGTCGAAGACCTGCACGCCGACGGGATCGACATCGTACTCGGCAGCTACGGCAGCACGATCTCGGCGCCCGCATCGGAGACCGCAGCCGCCAACGACATGCTGTTCTGGGAGACCGGAGCGGTCGGCATGCTCACCGAGCGCTCCGAGCAGGGGGAGCGCACGTTCCGCATGCCGCCGACCGGTGCGGTGCTCGGACGCAACGCGATCTCGTTCGTGGACGGCCCGCTCGCCGAGGCGTTCGGGCGTACCCCCGCCGACCTGCGGTACGCGGTCTCGTTCGTTGACGACGTGTACGGACGGTCGGTCGCGAGCGGTGCCCTCCAGGCCGCCGCGGACCTCGATCTCGAGGTGGTGGGCGCGTTCGGCTACGACTTCCGGACGGTCGACTACGACGCGCTGGCCCGGCGGATCGATCGATCGGGCGCCGACGTGCTCTTCGTGTCGGCCTACCTCGTCGACGCGGTCGAGCTGCGGCGCGCGCTCGTGCGCAACGACGTCGACCTGCTCGCGAGCATCGGCACCTCGTCGTCCTACTGCATGCCCGAGTTCGGCGCCGCGCTCGGCGACGGCGCCGTCGGCCTGTTCGCCTCGGATAAGCCGAGCGGCGACGCGATCGATCCGTCGACGTTGCGCCCCGATGGCGCCGCGCTCCTCGAGCGGGCCCGCACCGCCTATGACGAGCGATGGGGCGAGGAGATGAGCTCCGCGGCGCTCGCCGGGTTCTCCGCGGCGTGGGCCTTGTTCGCCGAGGTGATGCCCACCGCCATCGACGCGTCGGGCACGGTCGCTCCCGATGCGATCGCGGACGCAGCGCTCGAGGCCGACCTCCCGATGGGGAGCCTCCCCAACGGCAGCGGTCTGCGCTTCGGCGATCCCGGGACCGCGACCGCCGGCGACAACGTGGCGGCGGCCGCCGTGATCTGGGAATGGATGGTGCCCGGGGAGCACATGGTCGTCTGGCCGCCCGAGCTCGCGACCCACGAGGTGCGGGCGATGGACATCGTTCCGTGA